One genomic segment of Micromonospora sp. WMMC415 includes these proteins:
- a CDS encoding DNA polymerase ligase N-terminal domain-containing protein: MADRLAEYRRKRDAARTPEPVPERAPEAGGPDGARFVIQQHHARSLHWDLRLEHDGVLASWAVPRGLPRDTGRNHLAVHTEDHPMEYLDFAGEIPAGEYGGGRMTIHDQGTYRCEKWRDDEVVVTLHGERTSGRYVLFAAGGRDGRDWMVRRTDPPPDGWEAMPELVRPMHPTPARKLPRDADKWGYELRWDGVRAVAYVSGGRLRLLSETDEEITGTYPWLRDMAEALAPTEAVLDGVLVRIDKAGRVRPARGGRATADAQFLLFDLLWLEGVTSVGLPYAQRRELLDGLALGGPHWQTPPWFPGTGAEALRTAGEQGLPGVVAKRLDSAYEPGRRSRHWLSIDTS, translated from the coding sequence GTGGCTGACCGGCTGGCGGAGTACCGGCGCAAACGGGACGCTGCGCGTACCCCCGAACCGGTGCCGGAGCGGGCCCCGGAGGCGGGTGGCCCGGACGGCGCCCGCTTCGTCATCCAGCAGCACCACGCCCGCAGCCTGCACTGGGACCTGCGGCTGGAGCACGACGGCGTCCTCGCCTCCTGGGCGGTGCCGCGCGGGCTGCCCCGGGACACCGGCCGCAACCACCTCGCCGTGCACACCGAGGACCACCCGATGGAGTACCTCGACTTCGCCGGCGAGATCCCCGCCGGCGAGTACGGCGGCGGCCGGATGACGATCCACGACCAGGGCACCTACCGCTGCGAGAAGTGGCGCGACGACGAGGTCGTCGTGACGCTCCACGGGGAGCGGACCAGCGGCCGGTACGTGCTCTTCGCCGCCGGGGGCCGCGACGGACGGGACTGGATGGTCCGGCGCACCGACCCGCCGCCGGACGGCTGGGAGGCCATGCCGGAACTGGTCCGCCCGATGCACCCCACGCCCGCGCGGAAGCTGCCCCGCGACGCCGACAAGTGGGGGTACGAGCTGCGCTGGGACGGCGTGCGGGCGGTCGCGTACGTCTCCGGCGGCCGGCTGCGGCTGCTGTCGGAGACCGACGAGGAGATCACCGGGACGTACCCCTGGTTGCGGGACATGGCCGAGGCGCTGGCGCCGACGGAGGCCGTGCTCGACGGCGTCCTGGTCCGCATCGACAAGGCGGGTCGGGTACGCCCGGCCCGTGGCGGGCGCGCCACCGCCGACGCCCAGTTCCTGCTCTTCGACCTGCTCTGGTTGGAGGGCGTGACCAGCGTCGGGCTGCCGTACGCGCAGCGCCGGGAACTGCTCGACGGGCTGGCGCTGGGCGGGCCCCACTGGCAGACTCCGCCCTGGTTCCCCGGCACCGGCGCCGAGGCCCTGCGGACAGCCGGTGAGCAGGGGTTGCCGGGTGTGGTGGCCAAGCGCCTCGACTCGGCGTACGAGCCGGGCCGGCGCAGCCGCCACTGGCTGAGCATCGACACGAGCTGA
- a CDS encoding threonine synthase produces MYLTHLECPRCGREHDAGKPQNLCGCGSPLLARYDLAAVAEVVTPERFGLRPADLWRYRELLPVADPGYVTTLGEGWTPLWRAPAYGAEIGVPDLLVKDEGLAPTGSFKARGAAVGVSRARELGVERIAMPTNGNAGAAWATYATRAGLGATIVMPRDAPAICRRECVAAGADLRLVDGLISDAGRHVARLVAAADGAVFDAGTLREPYRLEGKKTMGYEIVEQLGWQVPDVIIYPTGGGVGLIGIHKALHELRELGWITDRLPRLVAVQSTGCAPIVRAFAAGAERAEPWADARTVAFGITVPAPLGDELILAALRESAGTAVAVADGDLLADLRGFAAREGLLLCPEGAACLTAARQLRAGGWIRAGERVVVLNTGAGLKYPETVGVGGLPVLPA; encoded by the coding sequence GTGTACCTGACCCACCTGGAGTGTCCGCGCTGCGGCCGGGAGCACGACGCCGGCAAGCCGCAGAACCTGTGCGGGTGCGGGTCCCCGCTGCTGGCCCGCTACGACCTGGCGGCGGTCGCCGAGGTGGTCACGCCGGAGCGGTTCGGGCTCCGGCCGGCCGACCTGTGGCGGTACCGGGAGCTGCTGCCGGTGGCCGATCCCGGGTACGTCACCACGCTGGGCGAGGGCTGGACGCCGCTGTGGCGCGCCCCGGCGTACGGCGCCGAGATCGGCGTCCCGGACCTGCTGGTCAAGGACGAGGGTCTGGCCCCGACCGGGTCGTTCAAGGCGCGCGGCGCGGCCGTGGGGGTGAGCCGCGCCCGCGAGCTGGGCGTCGAGCGGATCGCCATGCCGACCAACGGCAACGCGGGCGCGGCCTGGGCCACGTACGCGACCCGGGCGGGGCTGGGCGCGACCATCGTCATGCCCCGGGACGCACCCGCCATCTGCCGCCGCGAGTGCGTCGCCGCCGGAGCCGACCTGCGGCTGGTCGACGGGCTGATCAGCGACGCCGGCCGGCACGTCGCACGACTGGTCGCCGCCGCCGACGGCGCGGTCTTCGACGCGGGCACGCTGCGTGAGCCGTACCGGCTCGAGGGCAAGAAGACCATGGGGTACGAGATCGTCGAGCAGCTCGGGTGGCAGGTGCCCGACGTGATCATCTACCCGACCGGGGGCGGCGTCGGCCTGATCGGCATCCACAAGGCGCTGCACGAGCTGCGCGAGCTGGGCTGGATCACCGACCGGCTGCCCCGCCTGGTGGCCGTGCAGTCGACCGGCTGCGCGCCGATCGTCCGGGCCTTCGCCGCCGGCGCCGAGCGGGCCGAACCGTGGGCCGACGCGCGCACCGTCGCGTTCGGCATCACCGTGCCGGCGCCGCTCGGCGACGAGCTGATCCTGGCCGCGTTGCGGGAGAGCGCGGGCACCGCCGTCGCCGTGGCGGACGGGGACCTCCTGGCCGACCTGCGGGGCTTCGCCGCGCGGGAGGGGTTGCTGCTCTGCCCGGAGGGAGCGGCCTGCCTGACGGCGGCGCGGCAGCTGCGGGCGGGCGGCTGGATCCGGGCCGGCGAGCGGGTCGTGGTGCTGAACACCGGCGCCGGCCTGAAGTACCCGGAGACGGTGGGCGTCGGCGGGTTGCCGGTGCTGCCGGCCTGA
- a CDS encoding glycoside hydrolase family 15 protein — protein MDQPAISDYGFLSDCRSGALVGRDGSVDWWCPDRFDGPAVFGRLLDPDAGHWCLAPVGAGRPGHRVERAYRPDTLVLRTVHHTPEGSVAVTDALAAELGARGHRLGMNSPAVLLRTVEGLSGRVRMASDFAPRPDHGLLTPFLHDQADGAVLAVAGATVLELRSDGPPLHAGPDRVRTEFEVAAGDTVGLTAGYGRTYGERPARLDPATMLAETVQAWEAYRETHQYEGRYQDLVRHSAVVLTGLTYTRSGAVAAALTTSLPERIGGDRNYDYRFAWLRDFSMTLHALWVAACPTEASRLFQWAARSIGRPGPEPVPVLFGLEGERDISEHASTHMRGYAGSQPVRFGNDAWRQRQLDVPGEMISAVWRLHHLLADPFDEELREMVIGLTEQVADTWHLPDRGMWETRDTDRHYVSSKVLCWVAMDKAVALAPRLGERADPRRWAAIRDEIRSSVLRAGWNESVGAYTGSFGASEMDASVLFLPVAGFLPATDPRMRATIEVVERDLTTHGGLVRRWDGDPAGFLLCSFWLVECLVLAGERERAAALFERVVGHANDVGLLSEQIDLHTGAQLGNTPQALSHIGLINAAWRLTSE, from the coding sequence GTGGACCAGCCGGCGATCTCCGACTACGGGTTCCTCTCCGACTGCCGCTCCGGTGCGCTGGTCGGCCGGGACGGCTCGGTCGACTGGTGGTGCCCGGACCGGTTCGACGGTCCCGCGGTGTTCGGGCGGCTGCTCGACCCCGACGCCGGGCACTGGTGCCTGGCCCCGGTCGGTGCGGGCCGTCCCGGACACCGCGTGGAGCGCGCGTACCGGCCGGACACGCTGGTGCTGCGGACCGTGCACCACACCCCGGAGGGAAGCGTCGCGGTCACCGACGCGCTCGCCGCCGAGCTGGGCGCCCGGGGGCACCGGCTGGGCATGAACTCGCCGGCGGTGCTGCTGCGCACCGTCGAGGGCCTGTCCGGGCGCGTACGGATGGCGTCGGACTTCGCGCCGCGGCCCGACCACGGCCTGCTCACCCCGTTCCTGCACGACCAGGCGGACGGCGCGGTGCTCGCGGTGGCCGGGGCGACGGTGCTGGAGCTGCGCTCGGACGGCCCGCCGCTGCACGCTGGCCCGGACCGGGTCCGCACCGAGTTCGAGGTCGCCGCCGGTGACACCGTCGGCCTCACCGCCGGGTACGGGCGCACGTACGGCGAGCGGCCGGCCCGGCTCGACCCGGCGACCATGCTGGCCGAGACGGTGCAGGCGTGGGAGGCGTACCGCGAGACCCACCAGTACGAAGGGCGCTACCAGGACCTGGTACGGCACAGCGCGGTCGTCCTCACCGGCCTCACCTACACCCGCAGCGGGGCGGTCGCCGCCGCGCTCACCACGTCGCTGCCGGAACGGATCGGCGGCGACCGGAACTACGACTACCGGTTCGCCTGGCTGCGCGACTTCTCGATGACACTGCACGCCCTCTGGGTGGCCGCCTGCCCCACCGAGGCGTCCCGGCTCTTCCAGTGGGCGGCCCGCTCGATCGGCCGCCCCGGCCCGGAGCCGGTGCCGGTGCTCTTCGGTCTGGAGGGCGAGCGGGACATCTCCGAGCACGCCTCGACACACATGCGCGGGTACGCCGGCAGCCAGCCGGTGCGCTTCGGCAACGACGCCTGGCGGCAGCGGCAGCTCGACGTGCCCGGCGAGATGATCTCGGCGGTGTGGCGGCTGCACCACCTGCTCGCCGACCCGTTCGACGAGGAGCTGCGCGAGATGGTGATCGGCCTGACCGAGCAGGTGGCCGACACCTGGCACCTGCCGGACCGGGGCATGTGGGAGACCCGGGACACCGACCGGCACTACGTGTCGTCGAAGGTGCTCTGCTGGGTGGCGATGGACAAGGCGGTCGCGCTGGCACCCCGGCTCGGTGAGCGCGCGGACCCCCGCCGCTGGGCGGCGATCCGGGACGAGATCCGGAGCAGCGTGCTGCGTGCGGGGTGGAACGAGAGCGTCGGGGCGTACACCGGCTCCTTCGGGGCCAGCGAGATGGACGCCTCCGTGCTGTTCCTGCCGGTGGCGGGGTTCCTCCCGGCCACCGACCCGCGGATGCGCGCCACCATCGAGGTCGTCGAGCGCGATCTCACCACCCACGGCGGGCTGGTACGGCGCTGGGACGGCGATCCCGCCGGGTTCCTGCTCTGTTCGTTCTGGCTGGTGGAGTGCCTGGTGCTGGCGGGGGAGCGGGAGCGCGCCGCAGCGCTGTTCGAGCGGGTGGTGGGGCACGCCAACGACGTCGGCCTGCTCAGCGAGCAGATCGACCTGCACACCGGCGCTCAGCTCGGCAACACCCCGCAGGCCCTCTCGCACATCGGCCTGATCAACGCCGCGTGGCGCCTCACCTCGGAGTAA
- a CDS encoding cupin domain-containing protein — protein MEHFTIATVAEKSPDFRRVLWTGQHSQLVIMTIPPGGEIGEEVHEDVDQILTFVSGTGEARVAGEKRGIAQGDLVVVPAGTKHNFVNTGPNPLVLYTVYGPPEHADQVVHRTKEEADAAEAAGEDQPPTS, from the coding sequence ATGGAGCATTTCACGATCGCGACGGTCGCCGAGAAGAGCCCGGACTTCCGGCGGGTGCTGTGGACCGGGCAGCACAGCCAGCTGGTCATCATGACGATCCCGCCGGGCGGTGAGATCGGCGAGGAGGTCCACGAGGACGTCGATCAGATCCTCACCTTCGTCAGCGGGACGGGCGAGGCACGGGTGGCGGGGGAGAAGCGCGGGATCGCCCAGGGCGACCTGGTGGTGGTGCCGGCCGGCACGAAGCACAACTTCGTCAACACCGGCCCGAACCCGCTGGTGCTCTACACCGTGTACGGCCCGCCGGAGCACGCCGACCAGGTGGTGCACCGCACCAAGGAGGAGGCGGACGCGGCCGAGGCGGCCGGCGAGGACCAGCCCCCCACGTCCTGA
- a CDS encoding beta family protein codes for MVPAHGGREAEPVYRPILANRRGELEALSHLDPSLAPLLAPVIDVSLLDSFTVDVLGRLPAALLPAVDVSALPDAPETELARWGVPLVPVIGLAESERRLVAHGAAARAHARRALVRLRIGTDRAGPDAATAAVERVWRWTGLDPEQCDLLVDAADVCCRADVRVAEPRVRRLLDWARRHAWRSISVAAGGMPPALSRLPTDEPVRLDRWDWLLWQELANLGVGYGDYGVHPAARDTDQAGDRLPTMRYTADGAWWIYRWSRRGGRGDDRFADLCRTLVAAPYWPAAGGAYSWGDHEIVRRARRSGGAGSTSTWAAWCTSHHLAHVLTALRASARDARPGRMPPGQPIPGRPARPNRGGTARRAG; via the coding sequence ATGGTGCCCGCCCACGGGGGCCGGGAGGCGGAACCGGTCTACCGCCCCATCCTTGCCAACCGGCGCGGTGAGCTGGAGGCACTCAGCCACCTCGACCCGAGCCTGGCGCCGCTGCTCGCTCCGGTCATCGACGTGTCCCTCCTGGACTCCTTCACCGTGGACGTCCTCGGTCGACTGCCGGCGGCGCTGCTCCCCGCGGTCGACGTCTCCGCCCTGCCCGACGCGCCGGAGACGGAACTGGCGCGCTGGGGCGTACCGCTGGTGCCGGTGATCGGGCTCGCCGAGAGCGAGCGGCGGCTCGTCGCGCACGGCGCCGCGGCCCGGGCCCACGCCCGGCGGGCGCTGGTCCGGTTGCGCATCGGCACGGACCGGGCCGGGCCGGACGCGGCCACCGCGGCGGTGGAACGGGTCTGGCGGTGGACCGGGCTGGACCCGGAGCAGTGTGACCTGCTGGTCGACGCGGCGGACGTGTGCTGCCGGGCCGACGTGCGGGTGGCGGAGCCCCGGGTCCGCCGCCTGCTGGACTGGGCCCGCCGGCACGCCTGGCGCTCGATCAGCGTGGCGGCCGGCGGGATGCCGCCCGCCCTGTCCCGCCTGCCCACCGACGAGCCGGTCCGGCTCGACCGGTGGGACTGGCTGCTGTGGCAGGAGCTGGCGAATCTGGGTGTCGGCTACGGCGACTACGGCGTCCACCCGGCGGCGCGTGACACCGACCAGGCGGGCGACCGGCTGCCCACGATGCGTTACACGGCCGACGGAGCGTGGTGGATCTACCGCTGGTCGCGGCGGGGCGGCCGGGGCGACGACCGGTTCGCGGACCTGTGCCGCACCCTGGTCGCGGCCCCGTACTGGCCGGCGGCGGGTGGGGCGTACTCGTGGGGCGACCACGAGATCGTCCGCCGTGCCCGGCGGTCCGGTGGAGCGGGCTCGACCAGCACCTGGGCGGCGTGGTGCACGTCCCATCACCTCGCCCACGTGCTGACGGCCCTGCGGGCCTCCGCGCGGGACGCCCGGCCGGGACGGATGCCGCCCGGTCAGCCGATCCCCGGTCGGCCCGCCCGGCCGAACCGCGGCGGAACCGCCCGACGGGCCGGTTGA
- a CDS encoding adhesin: MLTMTDNAVLVIRDLANQQDVAEDGGVRIAADPEAGSLTVELVERPVDGDHVVDNQGARIFLDSDAAELLGDASVDATVDDEGIVQFGFTEKQ, from the coding sequence ATGCTCACCATGACCGACAACGCCGTGCTGGTGATCCGAGACCTCGCCAACCAGCAGGACGTCGCGGAGGACGGCGGCGTCCGGATCGCCGCCGACCCGGAGGCGGGCTCGCTCACCGTCGAGCTGGTCGAGCGGCCGGTCGACGGCGACCACGTGGTCGACAACCAGGGGGCACGCATCTTCCTCGACTCGGACGCGGCCGAACTGCTCGGGGACGCCTCCGTGGACGCCACCGTCGACGACGAGGGCATCGTGCAGTTCGGGTTCACCGAGAAGCAGTGA
- the dacB gene encoding D-alanyl-D-alanine carboxypeptidase/D-alanyl-D-alanine-endopeptidase: MHRRLFPRTLALVAVVAAAATTGAPTATAESPTPAATRLDATIDAILADSRLAGAQASVVVKDAASGETVYHRNGDRRLVPASNTKLLTSAAALELLGPDHRFHTGVLAGGPRRGTVVAGDLHLRGGGDPTMLAADYDALAAKVAGSGIRVVTGNLVADDTRYDDTRLGPDWTWDDEPYYYAAQVSALTVAPDTDYDAGTVIVHAAPAVTPGGRPVVTTTPATGYLRIDNRATTVADGDTSISFERVHGGNTVVVTGQIAVGDAPASDWVTVWEPTGYAADVFRSALRRHGVRVLGRTVLGRPTPAAAVEVARHDSMTLAELMVPFLKLSNNGHAEVLTKEIGRVLAGSGTWPAGIAAINGYVAGAGMDPTTFRQRDGSGLSRRNLVPATEFVDLLAAVRAEPWFPAWYAALPVAGEAERFVGGTLRSRMRGTPAAGNVHAKTGSLTGVSGLSGYVTDADGRLLAFSILLNNYLASSVKGLEDQIAVALASYTEQGASAARTAPPAVAEPPAAPEDRECSWVKPIAC; encoded by the coding sequence ATGCATCGTCGTCTCTTCCCCCGGACGCTCGCGCTGGTGGCCGTCGTCGCCGCCGCGGCCACCACCGGCGCACCCACCGCGACGGCCGAGTCGCCGACCCCCGCCGCGACCCGGCTCGACGCCACGATCGACGCGATCCTCGCCGACTCCCGCCTCGCCGGCGCCCAGGCCTCCGTCGTGGTCAAGGACGCCGCCAGCGGTGAGACGGTCTACCACCGCAACGGCGACCGCCGCCTCGTCCCCGCGTCCAACACCAAGCTGCTGACCTCGGCCGCCGCGCTGGAACTGCTGGGCCCGGACCACCGCTTCCACACCGGCGTGCTCGCCGGCGGGCCGCGCCGCGGCACCGTCGTCGCCGGCGACCTCCACCTGCGTGGCGGGGGTGACCCGACGATGCTCGCCGCGGACTACGACGCGCTGGCCGCGAAGGTGGCCGGGTCCGGCATCCGGGTGGTGACCGGGAACCTGGTCGCCGACGACACCCGCTACGACGACACCCGGCTCGGTCCGGACTGGACGTGGGACGACGAGCCGTACTACTACGCGGCGCAGGTCTCCGCGCTGACCGTGGCGCCGGACACCGACTACGACGCGGGCACCGTCATCGTGCACGCCGCCCCGGCGGTCACGCCCGGCGGCCGGCCGGTGGTCACCACCACGCCGGCCACCGGATACCTCCGGATCGACAACCGCGCGACGACCGTCGCGGACGGTGACACGTCGATCTCCTTCGAGCGCGTCCACGGTGGCAACACCGTCGTGGTCACCGGCCAGATCGCCGTCGGGGACGCGCCGGCCAGCGACTGGGTCACGGTCTGGGAACCGACCGGGTACGCGGCCGACGTCTTCCGTTCGGCGCTGCGCCGGCACGGCGTACGGGTGCTGGGCCGTACCGTCCTCGGCCGGCCCACGCCCGCCGCGGCGGTCGAGGTGGCCCGGCACGACTCGATGACCCTGGCGGAGTTGATGGTCCCGTTCCTCAAGCTCTCCAACAACGGGCACGCCGAGGTCCTCACCAAGGAGATCGGCCGGGTGCTCGCCGGGTCCGGCACCTGGCCGGCCGGGATCGCCGCGATCAACGGGTACGTGGCCGGCGCCGGCATGGACCCGACGACCTTCCGCCAGCGGGACGGCTCCGGACTCTCCCGGCGCAACCTGGTCCCCGCGACCGAGTTCGTCGACCTGCTCGCCGCCGTCCGCGCCGAGCCCTGGTTCCCCGCCTGGTACGCGGCCCTGCCGGTGGCCGGTGAGGCGGAGCGCTTCGTGGGCGGGACGCTGCGCAGCCGGATGCGGGGCACACCGGCCGCGGGCAACGTGCACGCCAAGACCGGGAGCCTGACCGGCGTCTCCGGCCTGTCCGGCTACGTCACCGACGCCGACGGCCGGCTGCTGGCCTTCTCCATCCTGCTCAACAACTACCTCGCCTCCTCGGTGAAGGGGCTGGAGGACCAGATCGCCGTCGCGCTGGCGTCGTACACCGAGCAGGGCGCGAGCGCCGCGCGGACCGCGCCACCGGCCGTGGCCGAACCTCCGGCCGCGCCCGAGGACCGCGAGTGCTCGTGGGTGAAGCCCATCGCCTGCTGA
- a CDS encoding DUF1330 domain-containing protein, translating to MTAFAVAHLRTPNFDHEDIHRYLELIQATLDPFGGRFRVHGPQIEVIEGEWPGTIVIIEFPDRESVRAWYDSPAYREILPLRTRHVEGSAIIVDGVPPDYDAARTAAYLRAQAAS from the coding sequence ATGACCGCGTTCGCCGTCGCACACCTGCGTACCCCGAACTTCGACCACGAGGACATCCACCGTTACCTGGAGCTGATCCAGGCCACTCTGGACCCGTTCGGCGGGCGGTTCCGGGTGCACGGGCCGCAGATCGAGGTGATCGAGGGGGAGTGGCCGGGCACGATCGTCATCATCGAGTTCCCGGACCGGGAATCGGTCCGCGCCTGGTACGACTCCCCGGCGTACCGGGAGATCCTGCCGCTGCGGACCCGGCACGTCGAGGGGTCCGCGATCATCGTCGACGGGGTGCCGCCCGACTACGACGCGGCCCGCACCGCGGCGTACCTCCGCGCCCAGGCGGCGAGCTGA
- a CDS encoding pentapeptide repeat-containing protein: protein MPELTEGTTFRDDDWYGEEITDRHFVGCEFHRVDLTEAVTRGAVFTGCTFGNVHFNASRHVDSAFTRCVFRRCNFFEAEFTGCKLVGSTFAECDLRPLTVDGGDWSFVALPGADLRGVRITGVRMREADLTGADLTGATVTGVDLSGATLSRTRLARVDLRGSDLTALDPTQVERAGAVIDAEQALVIAQTLGFHLG, encoded by the coding sequence ATGCCGGAGCTGACCGAGGGCACCACCTTCCGCGACGACGACTGGTACGGGGAGGAGATCACCGACCGGCACTTCGTCGGCTGCGAGTTCCACCGGGTGGACCTGACCGAGGCGGTCACCCGGGGCGCGGTCTTCACCGGCTGCACGTTCGGCAACGTCCACTTCAACGCCTCCCGGCACGTCGACTCGGCCTTCACCCGGTGTGTGTTCCGCCGCTGCAACTTCTTCGAGGCCGAGTTCACCGGCTGCAAGCTGGTCGGCAGCACCTTCGCCGAGTGCGACCTGCGACCGCTGACCGTCGACGGTGGGGACTGGTCGTTCGTCGCGCTCCCCGGCGCCGACCTGCGCGGCGTGCGGATCACCGGGGTACGCATGCGGGAGGCCGATCTGACCGGAGCCGACCTGACCGGCGCGACCGTGACCGGGGTGGACCTGTCCGGCGCGACGCTGAGCCGCACCCGCCTGGCCCGCGTCGACCTGCGCGGCAGCGACCTGACCGCGCTCGACCCGACGCAGGTCGAGCGGGCGGGAGCGGTCATCGACGCCGAGCAGGCGCTGGTGATCGCGCAGACGCTCGGCTTCCACCTCGGCTGA
- a CDS encoding serine hydrolase, with amino-acid sequence MSVARSIDPDQIGFDPTRLARLDEHFGRYVDDGRLAGFQVVVTRRGEVAHSSTYGLRDAEARLPVEADTLWRIYSMTKPVTSVAAMMLWEESRFELTDPISRWLPEFADIRVYSKGSTLKPYTVPAVEPIRVWHLLTHTAGLTYGFMQTSVVDGLYRAAGYDLYPPADVDLATACAAFGELPLLFQPGTAWGYSVATDVLGRLVEVISGQSLDAFLADRIFRPLGMTDTHWWVEGDTATRLAALYAPDPRTGRAFRYDKLGALAYEKPTLLSGGGGLLSSAADYHRFTQMLLRGGEVDGVRLLGPRTVRFMTRNHLPGGSDLETLSTGGFAETTLEGVGFGLGFAVVDDPIPSRVPSSVGEYYWGGVASTAFWVDPAEEITALFFTQLLPSSTWPIRPQLRQLVYSALVD; translated from the coding sequence GTGAGCGTGGCACGCAGCATCGACCCGGACCAGATCGGCTTCGACCCCACCCGCCTCGCGCGGCTCGACGAGCACTTCGGCAGGTACGTCGACGACGGGCGGCTCGCCGGCTTCCAGGTGGTGGTCACCCGCCGCGGCGAGGTGGCGCACTCCTCGACGTACGGGCTGCGCGACGCCGAGGCCCGGCTCCCGGTGGAGGCGGACACGCTCTGGCGCATCTACTCGATGACCAAGCCGGTCACCTCCGTCGCCGCGATGATGCTTTGGGAGGAGAGCCGGTTCGAGCTGACCGACCCGATCAGCCGCTGGCTGCCGGAGTTCGCCGACATCCGGGTCTACTCGAAGGGGTCGACGCTCAAGCCGTACACGGTGCCCGCCGTCGAGCCGATCCGGGTCTGGCACCTGCTCACCCACACCGCCGGCCTGACGTACGGGTTCATGCAGACCTCGGTCGTCGACGGTCTCTACCGGGCCGCCGGGTACGACCTGTACCCGCCGGCCGACGTCGACCTCGCCACCGCCTGCGCGGCCTTCGGCGAGCTGCCGCTGCTCTTCCAGCCCGGCACCGCGTGGGGCTACTCGGTCGCCACCGACGTGCTCGGCCGGCTGGTCGAGGTGATCTCCGGGCAGAGCCTGGACGCGTTCCTCGCCGACCGGATCTTCCGCCCGCTGGGCATGACCGACACGCACTGGTGGGTGGAGGGCGACACGGCGACGCGGCTGGCCGCGCTGTACGCGCCGGATCCGCGTACCGGCCGCGCGTTCCGCTACGACAAGCTCGGCGCCCTGGCGTACGAGAAGCCGACCCTGCTCTCCGGCGGCGGCGGGCTGCTCTCCAGCGCCGCCGACTACCACCGCTTCACCCAGATGCTGCTGCGCGGCGGCGAGGTGGACGGCGTACGCCTGCTCGGACCGCGCACGGTGCGGTTCATGACCCGCAACCACCTCCCTGGCGGCAGCGACCTGGAGACGCTGTCCACCGGCGGCTTCGCCGAGACCACGCTGGAAGGAGTCGGCTTCGGGCTCGGGTTCGCCGTCGTGGACGACCCGATCCCGTCCCGGGTGCCGAGCAGCGTCGGCGAGTACTACTGGGGCGGGGTGGCGAGCACGGCCTTCTGGGTCGACCCGGCCGAGGAGATCACCGCGCTGTTCTTCACCCAGCTGCTCCCGTCGAGCACCTGGCCGATCCGGCCGCAGCTGCGCCAACTGGTCTACTCGGCGCTGGTCGACTGA
- a CDS encoding NAD(P)-dependent oxidoreductase: MSNIVVFGAGGTAGSRITTEAFNRGHRVTAAVRRPEATSYLPAGVQVVTGDATSERSVRELAPEADALVVAIGGDQRGLWLNAARTLVGTLREMPATPRIIHLGGGATLLTRKGTRILDEPDFPEEYRDAAIGQAEALDFYRSSADGVSWTYVSPPPLEFHPGERTGRYRTGDDHPVTDHEGRSVLSYQDMAVVIVDEIENPRHENSRFTAAY, translated from the coding sequence GTGAGCAACATCGTCGTGTTCGGGGCGGGCGGGACCGCGGGTTCCCGGATCACCACCGAGGCGTTCAACCGGGGGCACCGGGTCACCGCCGCGGTACGCCGGCCGGAGGCCACGTCGTACCTGCCGGCGGGCGTCCAGGTCGTCACCGGGGACGCGACCAGCGAGCGCAGCGTACGGGAACTGGCGCCGGAGGCGGACGCGTTGGTGGTCGCGATCGGCGGTGACCAGCGCGGTCTCTGGCTGAACGCGGCCCGGACGCTGGTCGGCACGCTGCGCGAGATGCCGGCCACGCCTCGGATCATCCACCTGGGCGGCGGTGCCACCCTGCTCACCCGGAAGGGCACCCGGATCCTCGACGAGCCGGACTTCCCCGAGGAGTATCGCGACGCGGCGATCGGCCAGGCCGAGGCCTTGGACTTCTACCGCTCCTCCGCCGACGGCGTGAGCTGGACCTATGTCTCCCCGCCGCCGCTGGAGTTCCATCCGGGCGAGCGGACCGGGCGGTACCGCACCGGCGACGACCACCCGGTGACCGACCACGAGGGCCGCTCGGTGCTCAGCTACCAGGACATGGCGGTGGTGATCGTGGACGAGATCGAGAACCCGCGCCACGAGAACTCCCGCTTCACCGCCGCGTACTGA
- a CDS encoding PPOX class F420-dependent oxidoreductase yields the protein MARSIATNTRVDRAELIEFLRPRHRVLLMTTRADGRPQSSPVSAGVDAEGRLVVSTYPERAKVTNIRRDPRVSACVLSDDWNGPWAQVDGTAEVLDLPDALEPLVGYYRSISGEHPDWAEYRAAMVRQGKSLIRVRIDSWGPIATGGFPARLAD from the coding sequence GTGGCACGAAGCATCGCGACGAACACCCGGGTCGACCGCGCCGAGCTGATCGAGTTCCTCCGGCCCCGGCACAGGGTCCTCCTCATGACCACCCGCGCCGACGGGCGGCCCCAGTCGTCCCCGGTCTCCGCCGGTGTCGACGCCGAGGGACGCCTGGTCGTCTCGACCTACCCCGAGCGGGCCAAGGTCACCAACATCCGCCGTGACCCCCGGGTCTCCGCCTGCGTGCTCTCCGACGACTGGAACGGCCCGTGGGCGCAGGTCGACGGCACCGCCGAGGTGCTGGACCTGCCGGACGCGCTGGAGCCGCTGGTCGGGTACTACCGCAGCATCTCCGGCGAGCACCCGGACTGGGCCGAGTACCGGGCGGCGATGGTGCGCCAGGGCAAGTCGCTGATCCGGGTGAGGATCGACTCGTGGGGTCCGATCGCCACCGGCGGCTTCCCCGCCCGCCTCGCCGACTGA